A stretch of Brachyspira suanatina DNA encodes these proteins:
- a CDS encoding sodium:solute symporter family protein, whose product MGGTIVIIIVVLYLVAMLLIGVYSSKKISNSNDFALAGRNLGPVLLAGTLAATNIGGGTSLGLAEQAFGKWGLSAVWYVITASIAYLVLAFLAQRFRNAMVTTVSEYFYKRYGKANALVTSIIMGLPMIGITAAQIIASASILTVMTGWNYKLSVVIVTIVVTAYSSMGGLWGVAFTDLIQGSLVFIGSLVAIPFALNYAGGFDHVLSNLTPAQKSFTAGMGWPTIISLTIMYIASYSVGPEISQRFFSARDSKSLMIGSLVGGLVCILYSLFPAFLGLIASSVVKDGLLTSELLTSEGTRYILPVLAMHTMPPVIVGLLFSALISATMSSADSDMLAVSVIATNDIYKKYINKDATDKQLLFIGRACMVAVGLISMFIAFKASNLITILMFSFSLRAAGVFIPYLFGNYTNKKLSAVASMGSLIAGSVVTIFFQYNKNINLFGVDPIIPGIVASLVVFLVLSAIIQPKPDVSDTKEAK is encoded by the coding sequence ATGGGCGGAACTATAGTAATAATTATAGTAGTTCTATACTTGGTAGCTATGCTTCTTATAGGCGTGTACTCCAGTAAAAAAATAAGCAACAGTAATGATTTTGCATTAGCCGGAAGAAATTTAGGACCTGTACTTTTGGCTGGAACTTTAGCTGCTACAAATATTGGAGGAGGTACTTCATTAGGTTTAGCAGAACAGGCTTTTGGTAAATGGGGACTTTCTGCTGTTTGGTATGTAATAACAGCTTCTATTGCTTATCTTGTTTTAGCATTTTTAGCTCAAAGATTTAGAAATGCAATGGTTACTACTGTATCAGAATATTTTTACAAAAGATATGGTAAAGCAAATGCATTAGTTACTTCTATTATAATGGGGCTTCCTATGATAGGTATAACAGCAGCCCAGATAATAGCTTCAGCAAGTATATTAACAGTTATGACTGGCTGGAATTATAAATTATCTGTAGTTATAGTTACAATAGTAGTTACTGCATATTCTTCTATGGGTGGACTTTGGGGAGTTGCTTTTACAGATTTGATTCAAGGTTCATTAGTATTTATAGGCAGTTTAGTTGCTATACCTTTTGCTTTGAATTACGCAGGCGGTTTTGATCATGTACTTTCAAATTTAACACCTGCACAAAAATCTTTTACTGCTGGTATGGGCTGGCCTACTATAATATCATTAACCATAATGTATATTGCTTCATATTCTGTAGGTCCTGAAATTAGTCAGAGATTCTTTTCTGCTAGGGATTCTAAATCTTTGATGATAGGTTCTTTAGTCGGCGGATTGGTATGTATATTATATTCTTTATTCCCAGCATTTTTGGGTTTGATTGCTTCAAGTGTTGTTAAAGACGGACTTCTTACTTCTGAACTTCTTACTTCTGAAGGTACTAGATATATTTTACCTGTACTTGCTATGCATACAATGCCTCCTGTAATAGTTGGTTTATTATTCTCTGCATTAATATCAGCTACTATGTCATCAGCTGACTCTGATATGCTTGCAGTATCAGTAATAGCTACAAATGATATATACAAAAAATACATTAATAAGGATGCTACTGACAAACAATTACTTTTCATTGGAAGAGCATGTATGGTTGCTGTTGGGCTTATATCTATGTTTATAGCTTTCAAAGCTTCAAACTTAATAACAATATTAATGTTCTCATTCAGCTTGCGTGCTGCAGGTGTATTTATACCATATTTATTTGGAAACTACACAAACAAAAAACTTTCTGCGGTTGCTAGTATGGGTTCATTGATAGCCGGAAGTGTTGTTACAATATTCTTCCAATACAATAAAAATATTAATTTATTTGGAGTTGACCCTATAATACCTGGTATAGTTGCAAGCTTAGTAGTATTCTTAGTTCTTTCTGCTATAATACAGCCTAAGCCTGATGTTTCAGATACTAAAGAAGCTAAATAA
- a CDS encoding MATE family efflux transporter, which produces MANHIGTDLTEAKVVPTLLKLLIPILMSNMLNVVYNIVDSIWIGNIIGPLGLSAVAVSFPIMLIMGSFAFGVNMANGVIVSQYYGAKDYDTVSHVIKVSTTLGVIILFTVGALMLIFSRNILIMMKTPENAMEMALIYLRISILGMPFAYTYFFISSILRAVGDTVRPLIFLIVSSIINIILDPILIKGFWIIPAMGLQGAAIATVIAQFTSVFISTTYLRIKNSFIKINPFVFTFDLNMTKKILKLGIPISFNQFIVAFGWLVITRLISSFGEAASATVAIVNRVESLFIMPMGALGNAVMTMSAQNIGAKKLERVKEILKSGIVIGIIISSIMSIFSITNPYLLIRMFTKDTQVFEYARSYIYTIMPIFIFYSVMFVCNGVINGAGKTIVIMAFTTSTTLILRTILAYALSPHFELIGIWLSMGICYIINTFFSMYYLKSNKWQKNSNITL; this is translated from the coding sequence ATGGCTAATCATATAGGAACAGATCTCACAGAAGCAAAAGTTGTTCCCACATTATTAAAACTGCTTATACCAATACTGATGTCTAATATGCTTAATGTTGTATATAATATAGTAGATAGTATTTGGATAGGTAATATTATAGGGCCTCTTGGACTTTCGGCAGTTGCAGTAAGCTTTCCAATAATGCTTATAATGGGTTCTTTTGCATTCGGTGTTAATATGGCTAATGGTGTTATAGTTTCGCAGTATTACGGAGCTAAAGATTATGATACTGTAAGCCATGTTATAAAAGTATCTACCACTTTGGGAGTTATAATATTATTTACAGTTGGAGCTTTAATGCTTATATTCTCAAGAAATATATTAATAATGATGAAAACTCCTGAAAATGCTATGGAGATGGCATTAATATATTTAAGAATATCTATTTTGGGTATGCCATTTGCATATACTTACTTTTTTATTTCTTCTATATTAAGAGCTGTAGGCGATACCGTAAGACCATTAATATTTTTGATTGTATCATCTATAATTAACATAATATTAGACCCTATACTTATAAAAGGTTTTTGGATAATACCTGCAATGGGACTTCAAGGTGCTGCTATTGCTACAGTAATTGCTCAATTTACTTCTGTATTTATAAGCACAACATATCTTAGAATAAAAAACAGCTTTATAAAAATAAATCCTTTTGTATTTACATTCGATTTGAATATGACTAAAAAAATACTTAAATTAGGAATACCTATTTCATTCAATCAGTTTATAGTAGCTTTCGGATGGTTAGTAATTACAAGACTTATAAGCAGTTTCGGAGAGGCAGCAAGTGCAACTGTGGCTATTGTTAATAGAGTAGAGTCGCTTTTTATAATGCCTATGGGAGCTTTAGGAAATGCTGTTATGACAATGTCAGCACAGAATATCGGAGCTAAAAAATTAGAGAGAGTAAAAGAAATTCTAAAAAGCGGAATCGTTATAGGTATTATAATTTCTTCTATTATGAGTATATTTTCAATAACTAATCCTTATTTACTCATAAGAATGTTTACAAAAGATACTCAGGTTTTTGAATATGCAAGAAGCTATATTTATACTATAATGCCAATATTTATTTTTTATTCTGTGATGTTTGTATGTAATGGAGTTATAAACGGTGCAGGTAAAACTATAGTAATAATGGCTTTCACAACATCTACTACTTTAATTTTGAGAACGATTTTAGCCTATGCATTATCTCCACATTTTGAGCTTATAGGAATATGGCTTTCTATGGGTATATGCTATATAATCAATACTTTCTTTAGTATGTATTATTTAAAATCCAACAAATGGCAGAAGAATTCAAATATTACCCTGTAA